A single window of Salvia splendens isolate huo1 chromosome 6, SspV2, whole genome shotgun sequence DNA harbors:
- the LOC121806246 gene encoding CBS domain-containing protein CBSX5-like yields MAFTFSAYQVADLCLGKPPLRSLPSSATIAAALAALKSSPDTFLSVWTCDHNIPNLDSTCLCVAKICIADIICYLCKKENASSPASSLTQPLSLLLPHAATRVTHIDPSASLLEAIDLMIEGAQNLVVPIRSSIASSRRKRSSSTTIHNGQEFCWLTQEDVVRFLLSSIGLFSPIATLPIETLGVITPDFLSVEYNRAAASAIGAISRSLAEQTSVAVVDEEGGLIGEISPLALSCCDETAAAAVLTLSVGDLMAYVDCGGPTEEMVRAVEEKLKGRKLKGMVKEIMAAATSNARMGMGRRAEAVVCHRGSSLVAVMIQAITWRVNYVWVMEDDCSVGGIVTFANMLHVFREHLDSLI; encoded by the exons ATGGCTTTCACTTTTTCCGCTTACCAGGTGGCTGATCTCTGCCTCGGCAAGCCCCCTCTCCGCTCCCTCCCCTCCtccgccaccatcgccgccgccctCGCCGCCCTCAAATCCTCCCCCGACACCTTCCTCAGCGTCTGGACCTGCGACCACAATATTCCCAATCTCGATTCCACCTGCCTCTGCGTCGCCAAAATctgcatcgccgacatcatctGCTACCTCTGCAAAAAGGAGAACGCCTCCTCTCCGGCCTCCTCCCTCACCCAACCCCTATCTCTCCTCCTCCCTCACGCCGCTACCCGTGTCACTCACATCGATCCCTCCGCTAG CTTACTGGAAGCGATTGATTTGATGATCGAAGGAGCTCAGAATCTGGTGGTGCCGATACGGAGCAGCATTGCGAGTTCGAGGAGGAAGAGATCGTCATCAACTACGATCCACAACGGCCAGGAATTCTGCTGGTTGACGCAGGAGGATGTGGTGAGGTTCCTCCTGAGCTCAATTGGCCTCTTCTCCCCCATCGCGACGCTGCCAATCGAAACCCTAGGTGTAATCACCCCCGATTTCCTCTCCGTCGAGTACAATCGCGCCGCTGCCTCCGCAATCGGAGCGATCTCGCGGTCGTTAGCGGAGCAGACGTCGGTGGCGGTGGTGGACGAGGAGGGGGGACTGATCGGGGAGATCTCCCCACTGGCGCTGTCGTGCTGCGACgagacggcggcggcggccgtGCTGACGCTCTCGGTGGGGGATCTGATGGCGTACGTGGACTGCGGCGGGCCGACGGAGGAGATGGTGAGGGCTGTGGAGGAGAAATTGAAGGGGAGGAAGCTGAAAGGGATGGTGAAGGAGATCATGGCGGCGGCAACAAGCAATGCGCGGATGGGGATGGGGAGGCGGGCGGAGGCGGTGGTGTGCCACCGCGGGAGCTCGCTGGTGGCGGTGATGATTCAGGCGATCACGTGGCGCGTGAACTACGTGTGGGTGATGGAAGACGATTGCAGCGTCGGAGGGATTGTCACCTTTGCTAACATGCTTCATGTTTTTAGGGAACATTTGGATTCTCTTAtctga